The Mesorhizobium sp. M3A.F.Ca.ET.080.04.2.1 genome contains the following window.
CGGCACCACGAAGCTGTCATGCCTGACTTCGACTGCGTGGCGAAGCGCGACACCATCCTGCTTTTCCGGCAGCAATTTCAGGAAAGCCTCGAAATCATCCGCATCGAATTTCTTCGTCGGCGCGAACTGCCACAGGATCGGCCCGAGCTTTTCGCCGAGCGCGGCAACGCCCGAACCGAGGAAACGCATCATCGATTCGCCAGCCTCGCCGAGCACGCGGCGGTTGGTGACGAAGCGGTTGCCCTTCAGAGAGTAGACGAAGCCATCAGGCGCCTCTTGCGCCCACTTCACGAAGGTCGGCTCCTTGAAACTGGAGTAAAAGGTGCCGTTCACTTCGATCGTCGGTACCTGGCGGCTCGCATAATGCAGTTGCTTGGCTTTGGCGAGCTTCTCCGGGTAGAAAGACGTATCCCAGGGCTCGAAGGTCCAGCCGCCCATGCCGGCGCGGATCTTTCCTTGGCTGGCCATTGTCATTCTCCCACTTTCGGATTGCGATCAGGCGGTTCTGCCGACGGGCTTCGCCATGTCGACCAGGGTCCAGCCCGGCCGATATGGATTGGGCCGGCGACCCTCCTCGCGATAGCCATAGGCGGTGTAGAGCGCGATGTTCCGCTCCATCCGCGCATTGGTGTAGAGCCGCAGCTCGGGCAAGCCCCACGACCGCGACTGCTCCTCGGCAAAGTCGAGAAGCGCAATGCCGAGCTTCCTGCCTTGGAAGGCCGGCGCGACGGCGACACTGAAGATCATGGCGTGATCGGCATGCCGCTCGAGAACGAGCAGGCCGGCCAGGTGCGAACCTTCTTCAAGCAGCCAGATCTCGCCGCGCTCGATGCGAGGCGCGTAGTCTTCCGTCACGGGAATCGGCGGCGCGCCGAGCAGCGCAGTGTAGGGCGCGTAGGCTTGCGTGGTCAGCGCGACGACGGCCGGGAGGTCCTCAGCGCTGGCGAGCCTCATGATTGGTCCATCCCAGCAGCGGCCACGGCGACCTTTCCCATCATTCGGCCGCTTCGCGTTTGCCTCCGGGGCGCCGCTCCAGAAGCTCCTTCAGAAATTGCCCGGTATAGCTGCGTTTCTCGCGCACGATCGCTTCCGGCGTGCCGGAGGCGACCAGCTCCCCGCCGCCGTCGCCGCCCTCCGGGCCGAGGTCGAGCACCCAGTCGGCGGTCTTGATGACTTCAAGATTGTGCTCGATCACCACCACCGTGTTGCCCTGGTCGACCAGCTCGTGCAGCACCTCGAGCAGCTTGGCCACGTCGTGGAAGTGCAGGCCGGTGGTCGGCTCGTCGAGAATATAGAGCGTCTTGCCGGTCGCCTTGCGCGACAGCTCCTTGGCGAGCTTGATGCGCTGCGCCTCGCCGCCCGACAGCGTCGTCGCCTGCTGGCCGATATGGATATAGCCGAGGCCGACCTGGTTCAGCGTCTCCAGCTTGTCGCGCACGGCCGGCACAGCCGAGAAGAACTCGACTCCCTCCTCGACCGTCATGTCGAGCACGTCGGCAATCGACTTGCCTTTGAACAGCACGTCCAGCGTCTCGCGGTTGTAGCGCTTGCCGTGGCAGACGTCGCAGGTGACGTAGACGTCGGGCAGGAAGTGCATCTCGATCTTGATAACGCCGTCGCCCTGGCAGGCCTCGCAGCGGCCGCCCTTGACGTTGAAGGAGAAGCGGCCCGGCTGATAGCCGCGTGCCTTCGCCTCCGGCAGCCCGGCGAACCAGTCGCGTATCGGCGTGAAGGCACCCGTGTAGGTCGCCGGGTTGGAGCGCGGCGTGCGGCCGATCGGCGACTGGTCGATGTCGATGACCTTGTCGAGAAACTCCAGCCCTTCGATGCGGTCATGCTCGGCCGGATGCTCGCGCGAGCCCATGATGCGGCGCGACGCGGCCTTGAACAGCGTCTCGATCAGAAAAGTCGACTTGCCGCCGCCGGACACGCCGGTGACCGCGGTGAAGGTGCCGAGCGGGATCTCGGCGGTCACGTTCTTCAGATTGTTGCCGCGCGCGCCGATGACCTTGATGCGCCGGTTCTTCTTGGCCTCGCGGCGCACCGCCGGCGTCGCCACTTCGAGCTCGCCCGACAGATATTTGCCGGTGATCGAGGCCGGCGTCGCCATGATCTGCTGCGGCGTCCCCTGGGCAATGATCTGGCCGCCATGGATGCCGGCCGCCGGGCCGATGTCGACGACATAGTCGGCATGCAGGATCGCGTCCTCGTCATGCTCGACGACGATCACCGTGTTGCCGATGTCGCGAAGGTGCTTCAGCGTGTCGAGCAGTCGCGCATTGTCGCGCTGGTGCAGACCGATCGATGGTTCGTCGAGCACATAGAGGACGCCCGTCAGGCCGGAGCCGATCTGCGAGGCGAGGCGGATGCGCTGGCTTTCGCCGCCGGATAGCGTGCCGGAATTGCGCGACAGCGTCAGGTAATCGAGGCCGACATCGTTGAGGAAGCGCAGCCGCTCGCGGATTTCCTTCAGCACCCGCACCGCGATCTCGTTCTGCTTCTCGCTGAGCTGCGCCGGCAGGTCGGTGAACCACTGGTCGGCCTTGCGGATCGACTGCTCAGTGACTTCGCCAATATGCTTTCCGGCGATCTTCACCGCGAGCGCTTCCGGCTTCAACCTGTAGCCGTTGCAGGCGGGGCAGGGCGTGGCCGACATGAAGCGCTCGATTTCTTCGCGCATCCAGGCGGATTCCGTTTCCTTCCAGCGCCGTTCGAGATTGGGGATGACGCCCTCGAAGGTCTTCGTCGTCTTGTAGGAACGCAACCCGTCGTCATACTGGAAGGTGACTTCCCGCTCCCCCGTGCCTTGCAGCACGGCCTGCTTCGCCGCCGCGCTCAGATCCTTGAACTTGTCGCCGAGCTTGAAGCCGTAGACTTTGCCGAGCGCCTCCAGCGTCTGCACGTAGTAGGGCGAGGTGGACTTCGCCCACGGGCTGATCGCGCCGTCGCGCAGCGAGACATTCTCGTCCGGCACGACGAGATTGGCATCGATGGCGCGCTGGCTGCCCAACCCATCACAAGTCGGGCAGGCGCCGAACGGATTGTTGAACGAGAACAGCCTGGGCTCGATTTCCGGAATGGTGAAGCCGGACACCGGGCAGGCGAATTTTTCCGAGAACATGAGGCGCTCATGCGTCTCGTTCTTCGACTTGTTGACCGAGTCCTCGCCGGTCTGGCTGGCGTCGAGCGGCCGGTCGGCGAACTCGGCCACGGCCAGTCCCTCGGCGAGCTTCAGCGCGGTCTCCATCGAATCCGCAAGCCGCGTCGCGAGATCGCCGCGCACGACGATGCGGTCTACGACGACGTCGATGTCGTGCTTGTATTTCTTGTCCAGCGCCGGCACGTCGGCGATCTCGTAGAAGACGCCGTCGACCTTGACGCGTTGGAAACCCTTCTTCTGCAGTTCCAGCAGTTCCTTGCGGTACTCGCCCTTGCGGCCGCGCACGATCGGCGCCAGCAGGTAGAGGCGCGTGCCTTCCTCCAGCGCCAGCACGCGATCGACCATCTGGCTTACCGTCTGGCTCTCGATAGGCAGGCCGGTGGCCGGCGAGTAGGGAACGCCGACGCGCGCGAACAGCAAGCGCATATAGTCGTAGATCTCGGTGACGGTGCCGACCGTCGAGCGCGGGTTGCGGGAGGTCGTCTTCTGCTCGATCGAGATCGCGGGCGACAGGCCGTCGATCTGGTCGACGTCCGGCTTCTGCATCATTTCCAGGAACTGGCGGGCATAGGCCGACAGGCTTTCGACGTAACGGCGCTGGCCCTCGGCATAGATGGTGTCGAAGGCAAGCGACGACTTGCCGGACCCCGACAGGCCGGTCATGACGATCAGGCTGTCGCGCGGCAGGTCGAGATCCACATTCTTGAGATTGTGTTCGCGCGCCCCGCGAATGGATAGGTATTTATGGTCGGCCATCGCCGGTCGCCGCCTCAGGTCTGGAATTTGCTGGATTGGCGGGTTCGTCCCGGCCATCCCTTATGTAGGTCGTTTCGCTGCAACTTCGAGTGACGCCCAAAAGGGGGGTTTAACCGTCTTTCGCGCGAGCCGGCAAGCGGAAAGAACAAAGGCCGAACAGGCTCCTGACAAAGGCTGTGGAAACGCCCAGTCGCCAAGAGCAGCCTGGCCGCGTTCGACTTACCTGGACGTAAGCTTCAGGCGAT
Protein-coding sequences here:
- a CDS encoding DUF72 domain-containing protein, with the protein product MASQGKIRAGMGGWTFEPWDTSFYPEKLAKAKQLHYASRQVPTIEVNGTFYSSFKEPTFVKWAQEAPDGFVYSLKGNRFVTNRRVLGEAGESMMRFLGSGVAALGEKLGPILWQFAPTKKFDADDFEAFLKLLPEKQDGVALRHAVEVRHDSFVVPEFPALARKYNAAIVYADHAKYPAIADITGDFVYARLQTGSDDNPDCYTPRALDEWAARVKTWAEGKQPSDLPRVDSETDAPAKPRDVFVYFITEGKVRAPFGAMALMKRVT
- a CDS encoding GNAT family N-acetyltransferase; the protein is MRLASAEDLPAVVALTTQAYAPYTALLGAPPIPVTEDYAPRIERGEIWLLEEGSHLAGLLVLERHADHAMIFSVAVAPAFQGRKLGIALLDFAEEQSRSWGLPELRLYTNARMERNIALYTAYGYREEGRRPNPYRPGWTLVDMAKPVGRTA
- the uvrA gene encoding excinuclease ABC subunit UvrA yields the protein MADHKYLSIRGAREHNLKNVDLDLPRDSLIVMTGLSGSGKSSLAFDTIYAEGQRRYVESLSAYARQFLEMMQKPDVDQIDGLSPAISIEQKTTSRNPRSTVGTVTEIYDYMRLLFARVGVPYSPATGLPIESQTVSQMVDRVLALEEGTRLYLLAPIVRGRKGEYRKELLELQKKGFQRVKVDGVFYEIADVPALDKKYKHDIDVVVDRIVVRGDLATRLADSMETALKLAEGLAVAEFADRPLDASQTGEDSVNKSKNETHERLMFSEKFACPVSGFTIPEIEPRLFSFNNPFGACPTCDGLGSQRAIDANLVVPDENVSLRDGAISPWAKSTSPYYVQTLEALGKVYGFKLGDKFKDLSAAAKQAVLQGTGEREVTFQYDDGLRSYKTTKTFEGVIPNLERRWKETESAWMREEIERFMSATPCPACNGYRLKPEALAVKIAGKHIGEVTEQSIRKADQWFTDLPAQLSEKQNEIAVRVLKEIRERLRFLNDVGLDYLTLSRNSGTLSGGESQRIRLASQIGSGLTGVLYVLDEPSIGLHQRDNARLLDTLKHLRDIGNTVIVVEHDEDAILHADYVVDIGPAAGIHGGQIIAQGTPQQIMATPASITGKYLSGELEVATPAVRREAKKNRRIKVIGARGNNLKNVTAEIPLGTFTAVTGVSGGGKSTFLIETLFKAASRRIMGSREHPAEHDRIEGLEFLDKVIDIDQSPIGRTPRSNPATYTGAFTPIRDWFAGLPEAKARGYQPGRFSFNVKGGRCEACQGDGVIKIEMHFLPDVYVTCDVCHGKRYNRETLDVLFKGKSIADVLDMTVEEGVEFFSAVPAVRDKLETLNQVGLGYIHIGQQATTLSGGEAQRIKLAKELSRKATGKTLYILDEPTTGLHFHDVAKLLEVLHELVDQGNTVVVIEHNLEVIKTADWVLDLGPEGGDGGGELVASGTPEAIVREKRSYTGQFLKELLERRPGGKREAAE